The Gemmatimonas sp. genomic sequence CGACGTATCGGCACGCTCAGCGCGCTCACGCATCGTTCGACAAGCGCCGACGGCCGCGGCACGCACACCCTGTCGGCGCAGTTCGGCACGTATCACTGGTACTTCCCGCCGGTGCGCAGCGACTTCTCGCAACCGCAGGTCACCATCGTGACTCCCGATCGCGCGGTGCAGGCCGTCGTGGGCTCCAGCAACTTCGTCTTCGACGAACGCGAGCGGCAGATTCAGCTACGTGATGTGGTCGAGCGCGACCTGTCGCGTACGCAGCGTGTGCGGGCCGGCGCCGACGTCGTTCATGCCCGATTCGCGCTGGCGGCGGCCAGCACCAATCCGAACGGTGCGTATACCGTGGTGAACGACGGCAACATCGCTGCAACGGGAGGACGCCCGCTGTCCATTCGCGATGTGCCGGCCGAGGTGCGCGTGCTCTCGTACACCGTGGATGCGCGGCCCCAGCAGGTGAATCTCACGCAGACGATGTACGGTGCGTTCGCCGAGCATGAATGGTTACCCACGCCGCGGCTCGCCGTGACCACCGGTATTCGCTGGGACTACGACGATCTGACGTCACGCGGAGAGAGTGCGCCCGATCTCGACAACATCCAGCCGCGCGTGGCGACCACCTGGCAGCGGAGCCCACGTGACCTCGTCCGGGCGAGTATCGGTCGCCATGCCGGACGTTTTCCCTACGCCATCTACTCCGACGCGATTCAGCTCGGGGCCAGCGGGAACGCTGTGCTCACGTACGAGGGCGCCTCGGCGCCGGCCTTCCGGGCGGGGCAGTTGCCGGCGCAGATCAGCGCGTCGGAAATTCAGTCGGTGCCACGCGAGATCTTCCGGACCTTTGCGGTGGGCCTAGAACAGCCGATGAGCTGGCAATCGGCCGTGGGGTACCAGCGGCAGATCGGCACCCGGTGGTCGATGAGTGCCGACGTCGTATGGAGTGAGACACGCAACCTGCCGTGGCTGGCGGACCTCAACCCCATCGCTCGACGGCTCACGGCGGCCGACACGACACCGCGCTTCTGTGCCAGTGCGTTCAGTTGCCCGGGTGATGCGAGTCGGCCGAACGTGCCGGCGACCAGCGGATACCGCCGCGAAAGCACGGCGCAGTCGGGTGGCTCGGCCCGCTACCAGGCACTGTACGTGGCCGTGCGCCGCGCGCGCTCCGACCGGTGGACCCTCGATGGCAACTGGGTATGGTCACGCGCCCGGAACAACACCGAGGACTTCAATTTCTCGGCGACGCAAGGCAATTGCTTTGCGCGCAGTGGCGTGGACGCGATTACCGGCGCCTCGTGCACCAGCGACGAGTGGGCCGACGCCAACAACGACCGTCGCCATCGTCTTACGCTACGGACGACCGCCACCCCGGTGCGTCGCCTGTCGCTCGGCGCCATCGTGGACGCCCAGACCGGCGTGCCGGTCAACCGACTGGCGGGCCGAGTCGCCGCCGATGGCAGCATCGCACGCTACGATCTCTTGGGGAGCGGGCCCATCCGTGGCAACGGATTCATCGGTAACGGGGACCGCTTCTTCGGCGTGGGGCGGAATACCGAGCGCCTCCCGGGGAGCGTGACCCTGGGCGTGAGTGCCGTGGGGCGTCCGCTGGCTCAGCGCGCGCCGGGGCTTGAGGTGCGGCTGGATGTTTTCAATGCCCTCAACTCGCTCGTGTGGGGCGGGTACGCCAATGGAATCGGTGGAGGCGGCAGCCGTACGCAGTTCGGTCGTCCCGGCGACCCGATCGAGCTGTTCGCCGCCGGGCCGCCGCGACAGTTTCAGCTGTCGCTGCGCTTCGCCTTTGGCAGTGCGACCGTTCCCTCCACGCCCTGACCTTCGTGCATGATCGACGAGCCCTTCCGCCGCTGGCTGGCGCGTCATGCAGCCGCGCCGGTACCGGTACTGCATCGCCTCGGTGTCACGCCCAACGCCTTGTCGTGGACGGGACTGCTGCTGGCGCTCGTCGCGACTGCCCTGGTGGCACGTGGCGCCCTCATGCCGGGAGTCGTCGCGTGGCTGGTGAGTCGCGTGGCCGACGGGTACGATGGGCTTCTGGCGCGCTACGCGAATACGAATTCGTTGTTTGGTGGCTACCTCGACCTGACGCTGGACATGCTCGCGTATTCGGCCATGGCGTGCGCCTTCGCGTACGTGATGCCGGCCGACCGCCTGCTCTGGCTCTTCGTCCTGACCGGGTACGTGCTCGCCGTCACCACGACGCTGGCGCTGTCGTCTCTGGCCGAGCGGGCCAACCGGCAGATAGGTGGCAATCGCTCGATTCAGTTCACCGCGGGGCTCGCGGAAGCGGGCGAGACAACCATCGTCTACGTCCTGCTCGCCCTGATGCCGTCGTTGAGTCGCTGGATTCTCATGGTGTGGGTGGGTCTCCTGATCGCCACGACGGTGCAGCGAACCCTACTGGCGCGTCGTATCTTGCGTCCATGACCGACGCCAGGGATGTGTCCGGATTGTTCGAGGAAGAAGCCATGCGTTGGCTTCCCGATGTGATGCGCTTTGCGCTCGCGCTGACGCGTGACCGAAGCGAAGCCGAGGACCTCGTGCAGGACACGTTCGTGGCCGCGCAGCGAGCGTGGCATCAGTTTCAACGTGGGACCGACGCCAGGGCGTGGCTCTTCACCATCGCGCGGCATCGGTTCTACCGTCTCCACGAACGGGCGGATCGTCAGGTGGCGACGGATAGCCCGGAGCTCGAGTCGCTCGCCGCCGCCGCGCACACCATGGAGCACGGATCGACGCTGGCAGAGCAGTTCGAACGGCAGGAACTGCGCGAAGCGGTGCGCCGCACGATGTACGCGTTGCCGTCGGTCTACCGTGAAGTGGCCATTCTCGTGGACTGGCATGACCAGTCCTACGAGGCCGTGGCTGGGATTCTCGGTATCCCGGTGGGTACCGTGCGATCCCGACTCTTTCGGGCGCGGCGCCTGTTGCAGCAAGCGCTCACCGCCTACGCCGAAGACGCGGGCCTCTCACCTCGCGCCACGCGGGGAGGGGCGCAGACATGATGTTACCCATGCTCGACTGCGAAGCGGTCATGCGCCAGCTGTGGGACTATCTCGATCAGCAGCTCACGCCGGACACCATGCGGGCAATTCACGCGCATCTCGATGATTGCCAGCAGTGCCGTCCGCACGCCGAGTTCCGTCGGGCGTTCGAGCGGGTGGTGGCGGGAGCACGCGAGGACGCCGGCGATACCGATGCTCTGCGCGAGCGCATCCGGCAGGCGCTGCGCAAGGCGGACTCGCAATAACGGCGCATGATCATGTCACTCGTGGATGCCGTGCTCGGTGCGCGTCTGTCACTGGCGCTCGGTGCCCTCGCGGTGCTGGCGTTGTGGGAGTCGATCGATCCGTTCCTACCGCTGTTCTCCGGTCGTCACGCGACCGGTTCCCGCGTGGCACATGGTGCGCGCAACGTGGCGATCGGGTTGGTGAATGCGCTGGTGGTCCGCTTCGGCTTTCTTGGCGCCTGGACCGCGGTTGCGGCGTGGAGCGACGCACATGCGTTCGGGATTCGGGCGTGGATCGGTGGGCCGGCCTGGCTGCAGTGGGCGGTCGTGCTGCTGTTGCTCGATTGCTGGACGTACGTCTGGCATCGGCTCAACCACACGGTACCGCTGTTGTGGCGCTTCCACCGTTTGCACCACAGCGATCGGGAAATGGATGTGACCACGGCCAATCGCTTCCACTTGGGCGAGATCGTGCTGTCATCGCTGGCGCGTCTCCCGCTGCTGGCGCTCCTTGGCGCGAGTATGCTGCAATTGGCCGTGTACGAAACGATCCTGTTTGCCGTGGTGCAGTTCCATCATGCGAATGTGGCCGTTCCCGAGCCGATCGATCGCCTGCTGCGCGCGATCGTCGTGACGCCACATCTGCACAGGGTGCACCATTCAGTCGTCGTTGCGGAGCAGAACGCCAACTTCAGTTCGGTGCTCACGTGGTGGGATCGGGTGGCCCGTACGCTGCGGGTGTCGCCGAACCTCGCGGACATCCGCTTCGGCATCGACGACGAACCGGCCGCGAACTGAACGCGGCTGGCCAGCGGGAACGAATCCCCCGGCTCGTGACTCATTGCGGTGATGCATTCACCGATGGTCTTTCGCCCTCTGCTGATGCCCATGCACGACGCTGCGCCATCCGACTGGCCCTCCGACATTCTGCTGCGCCCGTTCGATGCGGCGAATGCCGATCTCGTGCGTACCGTGGCGCCCAAAGGCTGGCTGGCGCCTGTGGCGAAGGATCGGTACCACCTCGTCGTGGTCGGCGCAGGGACCGCGGGGCTCGTGACGGCCGCGATTGCGTCGGGGCTCGGGGCGCGAGTGGCACTGGTGGAACGCCATCTGTTCGGTGGGGACTGTCTCAACTTCGGGTGCGTGCCGAGCAAGGCGGTCATTCGCGCTGCGCGCGCCTGGCACGATGCGCGTCGTGCGGCCGCCGAGTTCGGCGGACCATCGGTCACGGCTGACGGGGACTTCGGTGCCGTCATGGCCCGGTTGCGCCGGTTGCGCGCAGATATCAGCCCAGTGGATGGCGTCGAACGATTCCGATCGCTGGGGATCGACGTGTTTCGTGGCCATGCGGCGTTCTCCTCGTCGGATACGATCCGGGTTGGCGAGGCCACGTTGCGCTTTCGCCGTGCGGTGATCGCCACTGGCGCGCGCGCGGCGCTTCCGCCCATTCCCGGGCTCGCCGATACGCCGTACGACACTCACGAGTCGATCTTTTCACTGACCGAGCGCCCCCCCCAGCTGATCGTGATCGGCGGCGGTCCGATCGGGAGCGAACTGGCACAGTCGTTCGCGCGGTTCGGCAGTGACGTGACCATCGTCCATTCCGACGGGCACATCCTGCCACGGGAGGACACCGATGCAGCGGCTATCGTGGCCGAAGCGCTGACGTCCGACGGTGTGCGGCTGGTGAACGGCGCTCGAATCGAGCGGGTCTCGTTCGACGGTGCGGCGTTCCACC encodes the following:
- a CDS encoding sigma-70 family RNA polymerase sigma factor produces the protein MTDARDVSGLFEEEAMRWLPDVMRFALALTRDRSEAEDLVQDTFVAAQRAWHQFQRGTDARAWLFTIARHRFYRLHERADRQVATDSPELESLAAAAHTMEHGSTLAEQFERQELREAVRRTMYALPSVYREVAILVDWHDQSYEAVAGILGIPVGTVRSRLFRARRLLQQALTAYAEDAGLSPRATRGGAQT
- a CDS encoding sterol desaturase family protein, which codes for MIMSLVDAVLGARLSLALGALAVLALWESIDPFLPLFSGRHATGSRVAHGARNVAIGLVNALVVRFGFLGAWTAVAAWSDAHAFGIRAWIGGPAWLQWAVVLLLLDCWTYVWHRLNHTVPLLWRFHRLHHSDREMDVTTANRFHLGEIVLSSLARLPLLALLGASMLQLAVYETILFAVVQFHHANVAVPEPIDRLLRAIVVTPHLHRVHHSVVVAEQNANFSSVLTWWDRVARTLRVSPNLADIRFGIDDEPAAN
- a CDS encoding CDP-alcohol phosphatidyltransferase family protein; this translates as MIDEPFRRWLARHAAAPVPVLHRLGVTPNALSWTGLLLALVATALVARGALMPGVVAWLVSRVADGYDGLLARYANTNSLFGGYLDLTLDMLAYSAMACAFAYVMPADRLLWLFVLTGYVLAVTTTLALSSLAERANRQIGGNRSIQFTAGLAEAGETTIVYVLLALMPSLSRWILMVWVGLLIATTVQRTLLARRILRP
- a CDS encoding zf-HC2 domain-containing protein codes for the protein MMLPMLDCEAVMRQLWDYLDQQLTPDTMRAIHAHLDDCQQCRPHAEFRRAFERVVAGAREDAGDTDALRERIRQALRKADSQ
- a CDS encoding mercuric reductase, with translation MVFRPLLMPMHDAAPSDWPSDILLRPFDAANADLVRTVAPKGWLAPVAKDRYHLVVVGAGTAGLVTAAIASGLGARVALVERHLFGGDCLNFGCVPSKAVIRAARAWHDARRAAAEFGGPSVTADGDFGAVMARLRRLRADISPVDGVERFRSLGIDVFRGHAAFSSSDTIRVGEATLRFRRAVIATGARAALPPIPGLADTPYDTHESIFSLTERPPQLIVIGGGPIGSELAQSFARFGSDVTIVHSDGHILPREDTDAAAIVAEALTSDGVRLVNGARIERVSFDGAAFHLHLVGDHGRPVLHADRLLVAAGRTPNVEGLGLEAAGIGYTRTGVTVNDRLRTTNPRVYAIGDVSSRLQFTHLADAQARLVVANALFFGLGGGRASALVVPRVTYTDPEVAHVGLTAEEAAAAGQPIETITVRLEDNDRARLDGEAEGFLKVHVAAGSDRILGATLVASHAGEMIGEMTLAITVGEGLGAVGKTIHAYPTQAEVFRRAADAWRRRRFTPRAKRLVGWWFRAWR